The region TGTAGCCACGCAATCTTTTGTAAATCCTGCTTATGGACCTAACGGAATAGAACTGATGGAACACGGAACTTCTGCCACAGCTGCTTTAAAAACACTTGTTGAAAAAGATGAAGGTCGAGATTTTAGACAAGTAGCGATGTTAGATGTTAACGGCAATGTAGATGCATTTACAGGTGCAAATTGTGTAGAATCTGCACATCAAATTATAGGCGATAATTTTTCTGTTCAAGCCAATATGATGTTAAATGACAAAGTCGTACCTGCTATGGAACAGGCTTTTAAAACCAATAGCAATTTGCCTTTAGCAGAACGTATTGTAAAAGTTTTGCAAGCAGCACAAGATGCTGGTGGTGATATACGCGGGAGACAATCGGCTGCATTAATTGTTGTTGGTCCAGAATTAACAGCCCAAGCTTGGCAAGACAAATTAGTTGAATTAAATGTAGAAGATAGTGAAGCTCCTTTAGTAGAATTGGAGCGATTACTTAAAGTGCATAATGCTTATAATTTTATGAACGAAGGCGACCTTGCTGTAGAACATGGAGATATGAAAAAAGCTATGGAAGCTTATGGTACAGCACAAAATATGTTTCCGGAAAATTTAGAAATGAAATATTGGACCGCGATTGCCATGGCAAATTCAGGGCAATTACGTGATGCTTTACCTATTTTTAAGGCTATTTTTGAAAAAGATAACAACTGGAGAATAATGACAAAACGTTTACCAAAATCTGGTTTATTATCCGTGTCTAAATCTGAACTAGATCGGATATTAAAACTTTAATTTAAACCTAAAAAAAAAGCCTCCATTATAATAAATAATGAAGGCTTTCTTTCTTTAAATAAACTCTATAAGAAATTCTATTTTTTGAAATTCTGAACTCCTTTTTCTAACCAATCTTGATAAAGTTTTGCATCTGGTAGATATGCAACAGGTTCTACCAATTGCTCCTCTTCATGATCGATAATAACATAAAATGGTTGTGAATTAGCTTTATATCTTATAGTTTGCATCTCACTCCATTTTTGTCCAATGTATTTTAATGTCTTTCCTGGTTTTAATTGAGAGGCTACAACTTCATCATCTTCCAACGGACGTTTATCATCTACATATAAAGAAATTAAAACCACATCGTTTTTTAAAATGTTTAAAACTCCTGGTTCTGGCCAAACATTTTGTTCCATCTTTCTACAATTCACACAAGCCCATCCTGTAAAATCTAACATTATGGGTTTACCTACTTGTTTAGCATAAGCCACACCTTTATCGTAATCATTAAAAGCCAAAATATCATGAGGTGCTAACAAATGAGCGCCATCTGGCAAATCGGTTTGTGTTGCTGCACTTAGAGCATTTCCTCCAAGTTTAGAGTATCCAACTCCATAAGGTGATTCACTATATTCTAACGGTGGAGGGAACGCACTAATTATATTTAACGGTGCTCCCCAAAGTCCAGGTATCATATAAATTGTAAAAGACAACACAATAAGTCCTAAACTTAATCGTCCAACAGAAATATGAGGTAAAGGCGAATCGTGAGGTAATTGTATCTTTCCAAACAAATAAAATGCTAAAGCTCCAAAAATAGCGATCCAAATAGCAATAAACACCTCACGTTCTAAAATATGTAATTGCAATACTAAATCTGCTTGTGACAGAAATTTAAAAGCTAAAGCCAATTCTAAAAAACCTAAAACAACTTTTACCGTATTTAGCCAGCCTCCAGATTTTGGCAAAGAGTTTAACCAACCCGGAAATGCTGCAAATAAAGCAAAAGGCAGAGCTATCGCTAAAGAAAAGCCAAACATTCCAATAATTGGGGCTGCACCTCCTTTTGAAGCAGATTCGACTAAAAGCGTTCCAACAATAGGCCCCGTACAAGAAAATGAGACTATGGCTAATGCTAACGCCATAAAGAAAATGCCTATTAACCCACCACGATCGGCTTGAGAGTCAACTTTATTTGCCCAAGAATTTGGTAAAACAATTTCGAAAGCGCCTAAAAACGATATAGCAAACACCACAAGTAATACAAAGAAAATAACGTTAAACCATACGTTGGTAGCCAATGCGTTTAAAGCACTAGCACCAAAGATTCCCGTAACCGCGGTACCTAACAACACATAAATTACAATAATACTTATTCCGTAAATAATAGCGTTTCTAATTCCGGCTGCTTTACTTTTACTTTGTTTGGTAAAAAAGCTCACCGTCATAGGAATCATAGGAAATACGCATGGCGTTAATAACGCTGCAAAACCCGATAAGAAAGCAACAAAGAAAATAGACCATAACCCCTTATTTGAAGCTGCCTCCTCTGTTTTCTCTATTTGTTGTTCTGAAATTTCTTTAGTTTTGTTAGTAGTATCTGCTGTTAATACGGCATTAGCGTTTAAAACAAATTCTAGTTCAACTTCTGTAGGTGGCATACATTGGGTGTCATCACACACCATATATTCAACAAAACCGTTAATAGTATTAATTTCTGAAGTAACAGTAATTAATTGTACAAATTGAGTTTGACCTTCAAAAAACTTAATATCCATTTCAAACACAGGATCAAATACAGTATGTCCTTCACCTTCGGTAGTATTACCTTCTAACGTAAAAGTATTTTCTGAATTATCATAAATAAAAGTGGTTGGAATCGGGCCATTTTCTGGTACATATTGAGAATATAAATGCCAACTTGTTTCAATATTAGCTGTGGTAATTAATTTATATTCTGTATCCGAAACTTTTTCAACAGAAGTAGACCACTTTACCGGATCTAATATCTGAGAAAATGCAGATAAAGTTAATGTAAATAAAAGGGCAAAAAGAATATGCTTCATAGGTACTTTAAAGTAATTTGGTATTGATTTATAATTGTATTCCGTTTTTTTCAGCGTCCTGCAAATATACATTGACTCGTAATAAATAAACCCATTCTCACGCACTATTAACACATCATTTAGGCAAAACTCACTTAATTATCTATATAAACTTAGTGTTAGACTTTTAAAAAACGAGTGCATACTTTAATTTATTAATACAGTAATTATAATTTATAAATCTAGAAACACCTTTTTTATGCTATACCTGTTACAAAACGCCTACATTTTTTACCTCTAAGTCCTTAATAACTTGTTATAATAAGTTAACAGGCCATTATAAAAATTTAGAACATAACTGCTTATCAGTTTCCATTTTCTAAAATTTAAAATTAGCATAGAAAATAAGCCTATTATAACTACAAATCGTATATTAAACTCAGAAATAATATATCCTATGAAATTATCTGAATTAAAAAACATCATACAAGGTATACCTAAAACAGAACTTCATTTACACCTAGAAGGAAGTTTTGAGCCAGAATTAATGTTTGAAATAGCTAAAAGAAACAATATTCCTTTAGATTACGAATCCGTTAATGCTTTAAAAAAGGCTTACAAGTTTAATAATCTTCAAGAGTTTTTAGACATTTACTATTTAGGTGCAAAAGTGTTAATTTACGAACAAGATTTCTTTGATTTAACTTGGGCTTATCTTACCAAGGTACATAGCCAAAATGTGGTTCATGTAGAAGTCTTTTTCGATCCCCAAACACATACAGAACGAGGTGTACCCTTTAATGTTGTTATTAACGGAATTAAAAAAGCACTTGAAAAAGGTAAAGAAGAATTAAACATATCTTACAAGCTTATCATGTCTTATTTACGTCATTTAAGTGAAGACGATGCGTTTAAGACATTAGAAGAAGCTCTTCCTTTTAAACATTGGATTGATGGTGTTGGGTTAGATTCTTCTGAAGTTGGCAATCCGCCTAGTAAATTTATTAATGTTTTTGAAGCCTCTGCAAAACAAGGTTTCAAATTAGTTGCTCACGCCGGAGAAGAAGGTCCCGTTGAGTACATCTGGGAAGCTTTGGACCTCCTGAAAATTGACAGGATAGATCATGGTAACCGCTGCTTAGATGATGATAAATTGGTTCAAAAATTAATTCAAGACAAGACAGCTTTAACCTTATGCCCATTGAGTAATTTAGAACTTAAAGTGATTCAAAATATGGAAGATCACAATATTGTTGAAATTCTTGATCGAGGTATTGTGGCGACAATAAACTCTGATGATCCTGCTTATTTTGGTGGTTATATGAATGAGAATTATTATGAAACAGCTAAAGCTTTAAAACTTAATACAACACATTTAAAGCAGTTGGCCATTAATGGTTTTGAAGCTAGTTGGCTCCCTCTTGAAGATAAAGAGAAACATATTTTAAAAGTTGAACAGTATTTTAGCTCAATCCAATAAAAAAAATTACAAAAAAATAGTCGGGCTTTCGCCCGACTATAAATTTAACACTCTAAAATTAACCATAAGTTTAAAGCAATTTATGGTTTAAATGTTCTATTTTTTCTCAAAAGGATATATTACATTCCAATCGTCTTTCATACTTACTATGGTCCATTTTTTTTCATTAGCTTCATCTAATGCTTTATCAAATTTACCAATATGAGATGTTCTATCATAAGCCCATTCTCTTATGGAATCTGTATGATGTACGTATAATTTCATTGTTTTAAAAGTATTAGCATCTGCCCAGCGTAACATTTGCAAATCACCATCTGAGTTACCTGCTGCGAATACTGGCTTTCTACCAATGTATCTGTTAATACCAACAGGTTTTCCTTCTTTATCATCGTTTAAATCAAGTTTAGCTAGTCTTTTTATAAATGGTTTACCATCATTATAGTCGTATTCTGTTTGTACGCTACTGCCTACCACTTGATCTTTAGGTATGTTATACACTTCTTCTGTCCATGGTCTCATAAATTCTATACCACCTCCAGAAACAATAAATGTCTTAAAATCGTTAGCTCTCAAGTAGTCTAACAATTCTAACATAGGTTGATAAACTAACTCTTTAAATTTTTTCTTTTTAATTGGGTGTTCCGCTGTTGCAATCCATTCTGACACTAAAGCTTCAAACTCATCTGTGGTTGTATCTGCATGAGTAGTCATAATAATAGTTACTAACCCTTTTTCTCCTTGAGCCATTAAAGCTTCCATATCGTTTTCTAATACAGCCTTAAATGGTTGCTTATTTTTCCATTCTGGATGATCGGCAGACATTGCTTTAATTCTAGAAAGGGCAAAAAACAATTGAAAATACATAGGTTGTTCTGACCATAGTGTACCATCGTTATCAAAGGTTGCAATTCGATCAAAAACAGGAATAAAATTTGCACTTGTACTATCTGTTACATCTTCTACATAAGCTATTATAGAGTGTTTAACATCACCTTCATTCCATGATGGCAACGGATCTGCCATAACTGTTTCTGTAACTTCTTTAGGCTCTACTGTAGTACTTGTAGACGATTCTTGTTTACAGGACCACAGACTAATAAGTAACACGCTAGAGAGTATTAAACACCGTGTTTTACTTTGGATTATTTTAATCATTTTTAAATTGGTTTATTGTTTATTGATTGTATTTACAAGGTACAAAAGTAAAAATGATTTTTAAATCAAATCTGAGATATAATTTTGTTATGATTTAGAGTGAATATCTATAACAAAAAAGGCTTCACATTTCTGTGAAGCCTTGCTAAACTTAGTAGCGGGAACTGGACTCGAACCAGTGACCTTCGGGTTATGAGCCCGACGAGCTACCTACTGCTCTATCCCGCGATATTAAACAAAACAATTATTTTTAGCTTTTAACTTTCAGCACATAACCACTGACCTAATTGTTTCGGACTGCAAATATACGACACTTTATTGATATTGCAAGAGTTTTTTGTAAAAAAATTACAAATACTTTTTAAAAACCTAATTTACTGACTGTTACAGATAAAAAAAATAAACATGTTATATGTTATAACAAACCGAATAAGTAGATGTAAAGTATATTAAACCTATAACACGTTACCTATGTTTTTAGTAATCTGTAATTACAGACCCAGATTCAATTGCTAAATAGTCTTTGGGCATATAATCGGTAAAGCTATAATACTCTTTTGTAAAGTTATTTTTCTTTAACATTAAGGTCGTTAACTTTTTTAGCTTATTTAAAGACAAAGGTAAGTATCCTGTAAACTTATTATTAGTTATAATTAGTTCTTCAAGATTAGATAATTCTCCTAGTTCCTCTGGAAGCTCACCTTCAAATAAATTATCGTGTAAACTTAAATGTTCAAGTTTTTTTAATTCACATAATTGAACTGGAAAATATCCTGAAAAATGATTTCTTCCTAATTGAATGATTTCTAAATTTTCAAGTTTTTTAAATGTTGAAGGAATGGGACCTTTAAACTTATTGTGATATAAACTTAAAAACTCTAGCTGATCCAAGTTTCCAATTTCTACAGGAAGAAAACCTACAAACTCGTTCAAAAATAATTCTAAACTTCTAAGATCTCTTAATTCACCTATTGAACGAGGTAAAGTTCCTCCTAATTTATTTGAAGCCAAGTTCAATTCTGTTAAATATTTCAATTCGCTTATACTATCTGGCAATTCGCCTCTTAAATTATTGCT is a window of Formosa sediminum DNA encoding:
- a CDS encoding DUF1028 domain-containing protein yields the protein MNTNTVKTVFIIAVLCFTQFTNAQVYKDQFAHTFSIVARDVKTGEMAVGVQSHWFNVGSIVAWGKSGVGVVATQSFVNPAYGPNGIELMEHGTSATAALKTLVEKDEGRDFRQVAMLDVNGNVDAFTGANCVESAHQIIGDNFSVQANMMLNDKVVPAMEQAFKTNSNLPLAERIVKVLQAAQDAGGDIRGRQSAALIVVGPELTAQAWQDKLVELNVEDSEAPLVELERLLKVHNAYNFMNEGDLAVEHGDMKKAMEAYGTAQNMFPENLEMKYWTAIAMANSGQLRDALPIFKAIFEKDNNWRIMTKRLPKSGLLSVSKSELDRILKL
- a CDS encoding protein-disulfide reductase DsbD family protein, whose product is MKHILFALLFTLTLSAFSQILDPVKWSTSVEKVSDTEYKLITTANIETSWHLYSQYVPENGPIPTTFIYDNSENTFTLEGNTTEGEGHTVFDPVFEMDIKFFEGQTQFVQLITVTSEINTINGFVEYMVCDDTQCMPPTEVELEFVLNANAVLTADTTNKTKEISEQQIEKTEEAASNKGLWSIFFVAFLSGFAALLTPCVFPMIPMTVSFFTKQSKSKAAGIRNAIIYGISIIVIYVLLGTAVTGIFGASALNALATNVWFNVIFFVLLVVFAISFLGAFEIVLPNSWANKVDSQADRGGLIGIFFMALALAIVSFSCTGPIVGTLLVESASKGGAAPIIGMFGFSLAIALPFALFAAFPGWLNSLPKSGGWLNTVKVVLGFLELALAFKFLSQADLVLQLHILEREVFIAIWIAIFGALAFYLFGKIQLPHDSPLPHISVGRLSLGLIVLSFTIYMIPGLWGAPLNIISAFPPPLEYSESPYGVGYSKLGGNALSAATQTDLPDGAHLLAPHDILAFNDYDKGVAYAKQVGKPIMLDFTGWACVNCRKMEQNVWPEPGVLNILKNDVVLISLYVDDKRPLEDDEVVASQLKPGKTLKYIGQKWSEMQTIRYKANSQPFYVIIDHEEEQLVEPVAYLPDAKLYQDWLEKGVQNFKK
- a CDS encoding adenosine deaminase — translated: MKLSELKNIIQGIPKTELHLHLEGSFEPELMFEIAKRNNIPLDYESVNALKKAYKFNNLQEFLDIYYLGAKVLIYEQDFFDLTWAYLTKVHSQNVVHVEVFFDPQTHTERGVPFNVVINGIKKALEKGKEELNISYKLIMSYLRHLSEDDAFKTLEEALPFKHWIDGVGLDSSEVGNPPSKFINVFEASAKQGFKLVAHAGEEGPVEYIWEALDLLKIDRIDHGNRCLDDDKLVQKLIQDKTALTLCPLSNLELKVIQNMEDHNIVEILDRGIVATINSDDPAYFGGYMNENYYETAKALKLNTTHLKQLAINGFEASWLPLEDKEKHILKVEQYFSSIQ
- a CDS encoding HAD family hydrolase → MIKIIQSKTRCLILSSVLLISLWSCKQESSTSTTVEPKEVTETVMADPLPSWNEGDVKHSIIAYVEDVTDSTSANFIPVFDRIATFDNDGTLWSEQPMYFQLFFALSRIKAMSADHPEWKNKQPFKAVLENDMEALMAQGEKGLVTIIMTTHADTTTDEFEALVSEWIATAEHPIKKKKFKELVYQPMLELLDYLRANDFKTFIVSGGGIEFMRPWTEEVYNIPKDQVVGSSVQTEYDYNDGKPFIKRLAKLDLNDDKEGKPVGINRYIGRKPVFAAGNSDGDLQMLRWADANTFKTMKLYVHHTDSIREWAYDRTSHIGKFDKALDEANEKKWTIVSMKDDWNVIYPFEKK
- a CDS encoding leucine-rich repeat domain-containing protein; its protein translation is MKTIRLTLICIFSSFLSFASIPFTEKKALVNLYYATDGEYWKIPWDLSASVETWYGVTIENGHVVSINLHSNNLRGELPDSISELKYLTELNLASNKLGGTLPRSIGELRDLRSLELFLNEFVGFLPVEIGNLDQLEFLSLYHNKFKGPIPSTFKKLENLEIIQLGRNHFSGYFPVQLCELKKLEHLSLHDNLFEGELPEELGELSNLEELIITNNKFTGYLPLSLNKLKKLTTLMLKKNNFTKEYYSFTDYMPKDYLAIESGSVITDY